The Parus major isolate Abel chromosome 4, Parus_major1.1, whole genome shotgun sequence genome has a window encoding:
- the LOC107202808 gene encoding ribonuclease CL2-like, whose translation MAGWVLCMTLVLAVLAGAAGETRYEKFLRQHVDNPRTSTLAAHRYCETMLARRRVTAPGRPCKPSNTFVHAPAEDLVAACSRAPDPDTEFHSTPSALSLTACRLRGRDTRPPCAYRARQMQHHVRVACRDGLPVHLAGTYAAPQ comes from the coding sequence ATGGCGGGCTGGGTGCTGTGCATGAccctggtgctggcagtgctggccgGGGCGGCGGGCGAGACCCGCTACGAGAAGTTCCTGCGGCAGCACGTGGACAACCCCCGGACGTCCACGCTGGCGGCGCATCGCTACTGCGAGACCATGCTGGCGCGGCGGCGGGTGACGGCCCCGGGCAGGCCCTGCAAGCCCTCCAACACCTTCGTGCACGCCCCAGCTGAGGACCTGGTGGCCGCCTGCTCCCGGGCGCCCGACCCCGACACGGAGTTCCACAGCACCCCGAGCGCCTTGAGCCTCACGGCCTGTCGCCTGCGCGGCAGGGACACGCGGCCGCCCTGCGCCTACCGCGCCCGCCAGATGCAGCACCACGTGCGCGTGGCCTGCCGCGACGGGCTGCCCGTGCACCTGGCGGGCACCTACGCGGCCCCGCAGTGA
- the RPS3A gene encoding 40S ribosomal protein S3a, with protein MAVGKNKRLTKGGKKGAKKKVVDPFSKKDWYDVKAPAMFNIRNIGKTLVTRTQGTKIASDGLKGRVFEVSLADLQNDEVAFRKFKLITEDVQGKNCLTNFHGMDLTRDKMCSMVKKWQTMIEAHVDVKTTDGYLLRLFCVGFTKKRNNQIRKTSYAQHQQVRQIRKKMMEIMTREVQTNDLKEVVNKLIPDSIGKDIEKACQSIYPLHDVYVRKVKMLKKPKFELGKLMELHGEGGGAGKPSGDEAGTKVERADGYEPPVQESV; from the exons ATGGCGGTCGGGAAGAACAAGCGCCTCACCAAGGGCGGCAAGAAGGGCGCCAAGAAGAAAGT GGTCGACCCTTTCTCCAAGAAGGACTGGTACGATGTCAAAGCACCGGCGATGTTCAACATCCGAAATATCGGGAAGACGCTTGTCACCAGGACTCAAGGAACTA AAATTGCCTCTGACGGGCTGAAGGGCCGCGTGTTTGAAGTGAGCCTGGCTGATCTGCAGAATGATGAAGTTGCCTTCCGCAAATTTAAACTGATCACTGAGGACGTTCAGGGCAAGAATTGTCTGACCAACTTCCATGGGATGGACCTCACACGGGACAAAATGTGCTCCATGGTCAAAAAATGGCAG ACAATGATTGAAGCCCACGTGGATGTCAAAACTACGGATGGGTACCTGCTGCGCCTCTTCTGCGTGGGCTTCACCAAGAAGCGCAATAACCAAATCCGCAAGACTTCCTatgcccagcaccagcaggtCCGGCAGATCCGCAAGAAAATGATGGAAATCATGACCCGGGAGGTGCAGACCAATGACCTGAAGGAAGTTGTCAATAAGCT GATCCCAGACAGCATTGGCAAGGACATCGAGAAGGCCTGTCAGTCCATTTACCCTCTGCACGACGTCTATGTCCGCAAGGTGAAGATGCTCAAGAAGCCCAAGTTTGAAT TGGGCAAGCTGATGGAGCTGCATGGTGAAGGTGGTGGTGCTGGAAAGCCCTCTGGGGATGAGGCAGGCACTAAGGTAGAGCGAGCTGATGGATATGAGCCACCCGTGCAAGAGTCTGTGTGA